Sequence from the Zeugodacus cucurbitae isolate PBARC_wt_2022May chromosome 5, idZeuCucr1.2, whole genome shotgun sequence genome:
ccttgtcccgtccatcgcacttcttggatggcggtgatgtcagccttaagtcgtatgaggacatcaaccagctgggcagaggcaccttcccaattaagggtccggacattccaggtgcatgcccttatatcattatccttaaaacgtttgcaggggtcgtcatcaaaaggggggtgtctcatccgaggctttcgtagatttttcattggggggtgtttttatgtggtgggtcccaaaccctacgcacaaccgcataagcgggcttcgccttctcactttagctcgccttcaaacggatgtctgttggctacccagaggatacttggtctaaaaccggaagtcgtgagctgcttgaaccatgtggagaagaatcgtttctggccactcccaagtgagtgacaatcaaaaactttcctcacttgcgtgaacttctacacatgatcccatcctcctaacTAGTGTAGTCTGGAAATAATCTATTTTTATAGCTAATTAGTTACTGAATTATTGCAACTATTATATTTAATGGaaactgtatatttatacaatgaCGAAGCACATTTTAAGGAGCATCTCACTTTTCATCTCTTCTCTCTATTTTTCCGACCAAAATTCTTctatcaaatttcaaaaataatgaaaccaTTTTCTAAGTAGATCAAAGCGATAATATGTGACCGAAATAAGACTTTAAACTGATTAAAGAAGATTTAAAAGAACAAAATTAGCGACCTTAGGGAACTCAAGCCAAGTCCGGCTTTTATAATGTATAACTATTGTATATAACAGTACTTCTGTTAAGCTGGTCATTAGTCAGGAATTCTTCCTCCACTACCAAATAACTTAGAACCCATTTAAAAGCTTAAAAGACAGAGCTTGAAACTTGATTTCTAAGCTCTGTTTTCATATAAAGTTTGCTTATTTTACTCAGAAATTATCAGTTATAACGGtgataaaagaattgtattattattatttgttgttacatTGTAATGTATTATGCATATACCGCATACTTGatttaaagttatataaaatgaTTCGAATTTGCACTTTTGACCCATTAATAAATAGCAGACCTTTATTAAATTAGACCAGTCAGGCATTAGGGTATTCCAATTTTACAGTGTTGAGagagaattaattttaataaagatCAAATCAGCGTCTCCCATTttgaattatatgaaattatatgaaaggCAGATCACTAGGGATCTCTGTCTGTTCGTCTCCTCTTTCTCCTTACCATTCTTATTTGTAGTAAGACACCAGAGACaactaattaaattcaataaatattattatattacaacTAATAGAAGTACCCTCTTGTATATGCAGCAcacaatttttcatgcaaagcTTTTAGAATTTACaaacaatattaataacaaacaCGCATGAATGAGAATCACTTGAATGAAACCGAAAACAAACGACAAAAGGTATTCACGACATAAAGACAACATAAATTGCGTCTTATTCAATGTTAATGTCATAAAAAGAGATGCAAAAATGTCCACATACTTGCTGGTGATAAAGATAGAAAGAGATTCCATTAAGCTCCGAACACATTAAATGCTCAAAAGCTCTCAGTACACTCAACATATGACAGCCAGCGTAGACCCATATTGCAACTGTAGATTAACGACCTTGAACGCTACATATTACAGCACTGTGAATGCACCGCGCCAATTACTGATAATGAATACTTAAGTGACGGCAATGAATCCACACAACTGATACTTCACCgtgataaataaaaatcacagcGCACAGTTTCGAAATGGTGCCGCTCCTAGTTACATTCGCTTTGCTCGCCGCTGTCGGTTTTCTGATACATAAATATCTGACATGGCACTATGATTACTTCAAAAAAATGGGCTTAGCTGGCCCAGAGCCGAAAATATGGCTTGGAAATTTTAGCGGTAAACAGCATATAGCATACGATTTCGATGATATCTATAagtaagtaattttttaaagaatttatctGAAAATAGATCTATAAAAGTCAAAACAACATTTAGTTAACGTACGCTTTTCTTACAGCAAGTACAAGCAGAAACATCAGGTTGTTGGTATCTTTGTTTCCAGAGATCCTCAGTATTTAATATTAGATCCGAAGTTGGCGCACGAAATTTTAGTAACGAATTTCAAAAGCTTTAGAGACAATTTCGGAAGCAATTTCGTAAGTGCAACCAGAAATGTTCTTTAAGACTATATACCTATACCTTGTGCATATCATTTAGCTCTACGACAAGAAAGAGGACACGGTCGCCGCATTCAACCCCTTTTTCAATGTTGGTGAGGAATGGAAGACGAAACGATCAGATGTAATGAGTGGACTAACACAGCACAAGGTATACTATTATTGAGTATATAGTTCTTTGTTTACACCTGAGCACATATTTTTATCACTCCCAGCTTACGTCAGCCTATCCGATTTGGAAGAATTGTACGCAAAAGCTcggaaagcttttaaaagcacAGACTGCAAAAGGCAGCTCAATCATCGAAACGAAAAACGTAAGTCTCTGCTATAAGATATACTACCGTTGCTTAtaatctaaatttaatattgtctCCATCGCAGCTTCTCTTACGTTATACATCCAACATTTTGGGCGAGTTCctctggggccttgaaacgaAAACTCTGGAAAGTCTCGACGAGCCAAATACTTACCTGGAAGTAGCGCAAAAAATACTTGCACAAGTGTTTCAAGGTTTTATGTGCTACTACAAATGTATACCGTTCCCTTGGTACAGACGCTTCGCCGATCATCGAATCTTCCCTCACGTAGGggaccaactattttcacagttcaCAAAAGACGCATATGCAATGCGTGAACGAGATGCGAGCAAGAAGAATCAAGCTGATTTCTTGAATTACTTGCGGCAATTGCAGGAAAAGAAAAATCTCAGCCATAGTGAGGTGATAGGCTACCTGGCGACCGTGTTTGTGGATGGTTATGACACAGCGGCAACAGTTGCTTTTCACGCGCTCTTCTACGTGAGTCTAGTTAcagttaaattttattcaagtaACTACTAAATTAGTCTTCATGAATTAGTTAACCCATCATCCGGAGTATCAGGAAAAATTGCGTCAAGAAATTCAAAGCAATCTCGAAACTGATGGTACTATTAATTACCAGGCTTTGTCGGTGCTACCCTATTTGGATCAGTGTGTGCAAGGTGAGAGCTTCTAATttctgtattatatatattgttctatcaatttttatatgtttttagaaACCTTACGTATGATAAGTCCACTCACGTTTACTTCGCGCATCTGCACAGAACCCACAGAACTGGTGTTGGACGATGGACGCCGCTTGCCCATACAGAAAGGTGAGGTGGTAACAATACCAGTTTTCAGTTATTTACACGACGCCGAATACTTTCCAAATCCGTTGGAATACAAACCGGAGCGTTTCGAAAACGTCGATATCTCGGAACTGACGAAGAGAGGCACTTTTCTGCCATTCGGTGATGGGCCACGCATTTGCTTGGGTAACTTTCTAATATACTTAATCATTATAAATGTTAACGAGATGTATGTCACATTTTAGGTCGACATTTGGGCCTGTTGCAAGTGAAAACTGCTATCGTCGAAATACTCAAGAGCTATCGTTTGAAAGTCTGCGACAAAACTCCACCGATTGGGAGACTTGAATCGCAAACGCTTATTATCGGAGTGGATGGCGATATGTTAGTTGAATATGagagattataaaaaaaaattcctgttattttctattatttttaaaagatatcaaaataaatactttttctaGGCATCTCCAAGAATTAGCTTTTCTGATATATGCTTTCCTAAGAACTAGTTTTGCATTTAAAACATTGAAGCAATTCTTAATTATCACTTTATTTTCTTCCAGCTAAGATCTGGAGAGAACAGAAAATTCACTAAGGCCTATAGCAAAGAATACAGAGGCAAACGGATTCCATAAAGTTTCCTAAaatcatttgtattttttttattttttcacaccGTAACTGATCTATTTCCGACGAGTTTAAATGGAGTTATACttcaaaaaaacattttaaatattagaaaattacaacaaaccgTCCACTTCTTAATAGATGTTTCAATTCCCAGAATAATTTATATCGCAAAGACTCCTCTGTTTAATTAGTAATCAAACCACTTCACTTCTAAGTGATTAATTAAgtaattgaataataaattttgttatgaAATGAAAGTCAGAGGTTCTGCAATTTAAAATATAGAAGCTTTAGAGCgtattttttctatatacatacatataagacaTTGAAAAGCATGGAtggaatttatttcaaaaaaaaatcgataacaagaagtagaaatttcaaaattttagatttttaattgcagatctatatatagtataactatgtatatattatgtacttcatgtttataaacaaatgagTACAATAAATCGATTTGCTTGATAATgtcattaaatacatacatacatttatatatagaagTGTCGAGACAAGTCAAAATATACCGCGTCTAAAAGTACTGATAAGCGTCATACAGATGTTTTATGCTGGTTTCCtacgtgtacatatgtatgtatattatctatatacagatatgtatatatagaagcACTCTacattgtttacaaaaatataaagacCGGGAGATAAGCATAAGAACAAAAgccataaaaaatttgtttatgttaATTTACTGATAAGGCTGTAATTATTGCATCAGATCAATCACAAGCTTAATACAATGTATTAAGTTAGATGAGAGAAGTAGAATAGAGGTGCTTGACCAAACAGCTGTCGATGATATTGTCAGAcggcaattatttttaatttttatacccgcACAACAAACTGCAGAGCGAGTATTATGATTTTGttcactaaatttattttcacgcCCATATAAATAGCGATAGGTACTCGATACCCTTGGTAGAACTCTGTAAAgaattaagctatgaaaatcaaatttgtCCCGCTTTGCGTGAAGCTACCCTTTGGTAGGCATAATATAACGATCTCTTGAACTATTTTTAGTGTAATTAGGAGAATAGTCTTGTATTTCACTATATCGTGTTATGGTTTAACCAAAACTACTGATATATGATGATGTATTCAGTTTTAGGAATCAGTTCACACATTCAAGCACCATTCCTTTTAagatgaaattatatatctcaaaaactatgaAGCCCTATTAGTTGAAGTTTCCGGAAATCTTCTCTCTAGTTCATCTTATAAAAGCAAAGAAGACTTGAGAGAAGTTTTGGAATTGACAGAAATCTTTTCGGAGattcgaagaagaagaagaactgcTACTAAACTAAGCTTATGGAACCAAATAGGAGATAGTTATACTTCCAGAGCTGGAATTGGTCCTACTCGTAATCACAGTTTCTGTTTTCATTACTTTTCAgttaaaacacataaattgcgACAAATTGCAAATTATGTACACATGTGAGCAAATAAAATCGTTTTTCTTCTCTAGCACTTGTTGTAAGagcataaaattgtataatctcgattgtaaaaaaaaaaagagttttttatgctttttgcaCACGCTTTAATTATCAATAATGAGTATAATCAATGATTATTGATTAATtaagtatattattattaaacgcTTAAGTGTatgtgttaagaaataattcagTAAATACCATGAGTAGTAATAAAAAAGTTGACATATATATGTAGCGTATTTAacaatgtgtgtatgtctactTACTGGTAGCCGATTCTGCTGATAAGAAGATTTCATTtgccataccaaattttaatagaTTCAGTACAGAAATGGAACCGCTTCTAGTCACTTTGGCGCTGCTCGCTGCTGTAATCGCACTGGTCTACAAATATTTGACCTGGCATCATGGTGTGTTTAAGCAATTGGGCTTGGCTGGTCCGAAGCCGAATATATTTTTGGGGAATTTTCCAAGTGCGATAACCGGCAAGCAACCACTTGTCTATGACGTGGATGAGATTTATAGGTAAATAGATTTTATGTTAGTAAACAATGATACGGATAAAGTTTTACATAGTGATGAATTATTGTAGAAGTATTCATATAtagatttaatatttattctatataattacatcgaatattgttatatttttgtttcacttgAGATTTAACAAAGTATTATTCTTTAAGCAGAAacctttaaaacttttttaataaatttcagcaAGTACAAAAAGACACATCGTGTCATTGGCGTCTTCTTGACGCGAAATCCACAAATTCTAATTCTTGACCCAGAACTGGCTCAAGACGTTTTGGTGAAGAACTTTAGCAAGTTTCGCGGCAATGTAGCGGCTAATTGGGTAAGTATGGGACAAATATTACAGTAATTCAATAgtgttatgtgaaaaaaacgaTAATATTGAAGTGAACTGAAGTGAAGTGAGGCAAGACCAACACTGGGTACAGGACTAAAACAAAACTAACAAAAGGAAATAAATCATGATTAATTAATAATTCCTCATTGAAATTGAGATTTCATTTTCACATTTAATGTTCTAAATATCTTCGACACAAAAAGTTTGGAAAAGATTAGGTATTCaatcaaaatttggaaaaaaatcttaGGTGTAGGCAATTTTGGATTATCGaacaaaaaattagattaaCGAAAATAATGAGATTTTCGAGATTTTTCCGCCTTTAAATTGATAAACTATAATATCATTAATCTGGCcgtaagaatataaaaattatagttaAACTCAAGgtgtttttactttaaatagATTTATGACAGAAAAGCAGACAAGCTAGCTGCGCAAAGTCCGTTCTTTACGAGCGATGATTCATGGAAAACGAAGCGTGCCGAAGTTGTTACAGGATTAAGCCAAAATAAGGTAATTTGTGGATTTActgagaaatataatatatttttaaaaaacagaactcttattattaattttaaaatattatttttcagcttaattcgGCATTTCCAATTCTAAAAGGCTGTGCAGCGAAACTATCTAAATATCTTGAAGCAAGAACTGATCAGGGCAATGCAGTCATTGAAACCAAAAATGTAAGTAAGGGACTATAAGATcccaatattttctaattaataCCGTAACCGAATCGAAGAGAAATTACAGTACTGAAGATATCGATCAGCAGTTTGAGAATCCACTATATGTAGATTGTTTCCAACGATAatccaattaaatattatttccacTTTAACTACTTACAAATATGCTCAAATATCTCACACATTCTCCACAGCTCGGCTTCTGCTTTACCTCGAACGTTTTGGGCGAATTCCTCTGGGGCATTGAGACGAATACGCTTGCTAAACCAGATGAACCGAATATTTATCTTCAAACGCAAACCAAATGGTTGcaattcattttcaattcaatgAACACTTATTTTAAGTTATTACCGTTACCTTGGCTCCGACCTTTCGCACAAAAGCGTTTGTTCTCGGATGAAACCAATCGATTCTTCTCGCAGCTTACCAAGGATGCGCTCGAGCTGCGAGCCAAAGATGTAAATAGTCAGAGCAGAGTTGATTTCCTAAACCATCTGCGGCAGCTGCAAGAAAAGAAGGGTCTAACACATGACGATATGGTCGGCCATATATTGACCACAATGCTGGATGGTTTCGAAACATCGGCAACAGCGCTCTTCCACACACTCTTCTATGTAAGTTTTAGCtcagaaaaaattgttaaatctaaaatatataattatcttTTCCTCAAACAGTTAGCGCATCATCCGGAGTATCAGGATAAGTTACGCGCTGAAATATTGGAGAATCTCGAAGAGGATGGTTTTGTTAGCTATCAAAAACTGTGTAACCTTCCCTATTTGGATCAATGTGTTAACGGTAAGTTGGATAAAAAAAGTGTCTCTCAACTATATGCTAACTAAACTTTCTTTATTTAGAAACCATACGCCTTATCACGGTCGTCTCCTTTTACGCCCGCATCTGTACCGAACCCACGGAACTTGATGTCGGCGATGGCCATATAATACCAATACGTGTTGGCGATGTGGTCAGTGTGCCCATATTTAGTTATCACCATAATCCCGATTACTTTCCGAAGCCATTTGAATTTTATCCGGAGCGTTTCAACAACGGTGAACATCTGGACTTAATGAAAAGAGGCATATTCATGCCATTCGGTTGTGGACCGCGCATATGTGCGGGTGAGTGTCGAATTTAGCAAGCTTTGGACTAACTTTAAAGCCTCGCATAATCTTACTTCCTTTTGGTTTATATTTATCCCAAAGATTAtctgatattttaatatttttttcaggcatGCATTTTGCTATGGTGGAGGTCAAAACATGTCTCGTGGAAATATTCAAGTCTTATCGCGTCAAATGCTGTGCAAAAACTGTGCCTGAAACGCTACCCGCGTCACCTACCTTTATAATGGGAGTTGATGGGGAGTTTTGGTTAGAGTATGAGAAGCTATAGGCAGTGAGAAAGGTGTTACTGTAAATTTACATTTAAGTATATACTTTTTACttctaatattaataataacaaatgattttgaaaaataagttttctaaaaaataaatttcgaatttttaattcTCAAACTACCAAAAATAATTCACATCTCTGTTGTTGATTAGATGAACTCGGAAAATTGTATTACcataaaagttgaaatataCTCTCTCGGGTAATAACGGTATCGGTATcagcttaaaatatttatttttttgtatttaggcAACAACAGAATTCTTAAAAAGGAGCTCCAGAATACTCAAACGAAGCGATTCGAGATTAacaataatacaaatacaaatacaactacaattacaactacaactacaaataccAATACAATACGATTGcagtatttaattaattgctcTTGGCGTCAATGACATTTTCATTAAACTTCGTCACTCAAAAGTATTCGGTTCATCTCCAACTTTCACCTGACTGACCGCACACATGCACAAGGGCGTACACaagtacacaacaacaacaacaaaataataaaaaggacAAATTACGAATTAGGAATAACGAATTTTCGTTTCAATATGCCACAAAGTGTAAGCAAAtgcgccaacaacaaccaacaacaacaatctagtgttttgtaacaacaacaataacggcaACAGCTGACACAGAATGTGGGCGACACTTTACCCACAATTCGTCGCCCTTTTGTACTCGAAGactatgtgtttgtatgtgtatgtgtgtgtgtgttggtaagTGAAGTGTGAGAGAGGcaaacaagcaagcaagcaaagtTCCAATAATGAAACTGCTGACAACAAACTGACATT
This genomic interval carries:
- the LOC105215605 gene encoding probable cytochrome P450 309a1; its protein translation is MVPLLVTFALLAAVGFLIHKYLTWHYDYFKKMGLAGPEPKIWLGNFSGKQHIAYDFDDIYNKYKQKHQVVGIFVSRDPQYLILDPKLAHEILVTNFKSFRDNFGSNFLYDKKEDTVAAFNPFFNVGEEWKTKRSDVMSGLTQHKLTSAYPIWKNCTQKLGKLLKAQTAKGSSIIETKNLLLRYTSNILGEFLWGLETKTLESLDEPNTYLEVAQKILAQVFQGFMCYYKCIPFPWYRRFADHRIFPHVGDQLFSQFTKDAYAMRERDASKKNQADFLNYLRQLQEKKNLSHSEVIGYLATVFVDGYDTAATVAFHALFYLTHHPEYQEKLRQEIQSNLETDGTINYQALSVLPYLDQCVQETLRMISPLTFTSRICTEPTELVLDDGRRLPIQKGEVVTIPVFSYLHDAEYFPNPLEYKPERFENVDISELTKRGTFLPFGDGPRICLGRHLGLLQVKTAIVEILKSYRLKVCDKTPPIGRLESQTLIIGVDGDMLVEYERL
- the LOC128922162 gene encoding probable cytochrome P450 309a1; the protein is QCVYVYLLVADSADKKISFAIPNFNRFSTEMEPLLVTLALLAAVIALVYKYLTWHHGVFKQLGLAGPKPNIFLGNFPSAITGKQPLVYDVDEIYSKYKKTHRVIGVFLTRNPQILILDPELAQDVLVKNFSKFRGNVAANWIYDRKADKLAAQSPFFTSDDSWKTKRAEVVTGLSQNKLNSAFPILKGCAAKLSKYLEARTDQGNAVIETKNLGFCFTSNVLGEFLWGIETNTLAKPDEPNIYLQTQTKWLQFIFNSMNTYFKLLPLPWLRPFAQKRLFSDETNRFFSQLTKDALELRAKDVNSQSRVDFLNHLRQLQEKKGLTHDDMVGHILTTMLDGFETSATALFHTLFYLAHHPEYQDKLRAEILENLEEDGFVSYQKLCNLPYLDQCVNETIRLITVVSFYARICTEPTELDVGDGHIIPIRVGDVVSVPIFSYHHNPDYFPKPFEFYPERFNNGEHLDLMKRGIFMPFGCGPRICAGMHFAMVEVKTCLVEIFKSYRVKCCAKTVPETLPASPTFIMGVDGEFWLEYEKL